Genomic segment of Gemmatimonadota bacterium:
TCGAAGGGGTTGTATATGCCCGGCATCTCGCCGAAGGAGACTGCACCCTCGAGGTTGCGCACCAGCCACAGCTCCTCGAAGTGCGCCATGTGACCCAGGTCCCAGACGATGGGACTCATGAGCGGATCGTGCTGCAGGTGCAGATCCTCGTCCGAGAGCGGCGCGATCAGCAGCAGCGTGCGGGCCCTGGCCTCGAGCAGCAGCTCCGCAATGCGCTCGCGCGTCAGCCGTGCCTCGGAAAGCAGATGCTGCACCCGCCTACCCCCGCGAGGAAACGTGTTGCGCGCCCGGCTCACGCTCCACCAGGAAACCTGTTCGCTGCCAGGCTTGCCTTCGCCAGGAGGTGGCCACGATACTGCCCGGGCCAGGAGCGGCCGAGGGGCGCGCGCCCGCTGCCCACGGCCGACGGCCGACGGCCGGCGGCCAGGCGCACCCAAGCTAATGCCATCGCCGCCGACCGGCTACAAACATACACTCTTCACCTCCGGCCTTGGCTGGATTTCTAGGAAAGTCGGTGGGCGACGACGGGGTTCCCGCTGCGCGCGGCTGGCCGCGTCGTGCACGGATCATAACAGTCTTGCAAGTTCCTTACGCCTGCCCGAGCAGCTCCTCGAGCGCGAGCCGCGTCTTCGGCTGGAGGTGCTCGGCATCGAAGTATCGCAGTACGATGGCGAGCGCGTCCTCCACCGAAGAGACGTTCAGGTACCTGAGCAGGTAGCGCACATCGGCCAGGTCCTGGAACTCCTCGCCCAGCCGCAGCGCGCCGCACTTCATGGCCAGCAGATATTCCGGCCGGGCTACGAACACCCGGAGATGCGGAAGCTCGAGGTACGGCTCGAACTCACCCCGGGGGCTCAGGTACCCCTTGACCGCGTCGTTCAGCCAGGTATCGGGCACGCCGGCCGTCGCGGCCACCCGCGCGGCGGCCTCGCGGATCAGCTGAGCCGGGCCCGCGGTCTTGTCAATACCTCCGTCATGACAAGCCCTGGGCCAGGCGGCGGCCACAGGGGGCTCACGACACACTTGCCTGCTCCGCCAACCCTGCCGACATTCGCCGGCGCACAATGCACCCTCCAGGATTCCTCCAACCCGGACGGCATCATGCATTACGACTTCCTGGTGATCGGCACTGGCCAGGCGGGCGTGCCTCTGGCAGCGCGGCTGGCGGAGTCGGGCAAGCGCACGCTGCTGGTCGAGCGCAAGGACCCGGGCGGCACCTGCGTGAATTATGGCTGCACGCCCACCAAGACCATGATCGCCAGTGCGCGCGCGGCGCATGTGGCTCGCCACGCGGCCCGGCTGGGCGTCCACGCCGGCGACGTGACAGTGGACCTGGCCGCCGTGGTGGAGCGCAAGGACGCGCTGGTTCAGCAGTGGCGGAGCAGCGTGCGCCGGCGCATCCAGCGTGCTGGCGAGCGGCTGACGTACGTGGAGGGGCACGCGCGCTTCGTCGCGCCGCGCGAGATGAACGTAGGCGGCGAGCGGCACAGCGCGGACGCCGTGATCCTCAACGTGGGCGCGCGGCCGGCCGCCCCCCCGATCCCGGGGCTGGACGGCGTCGACTGGCTGGACAACCGGCGGGTCATGGAGCTGCGGCAGCTTCCGGAGCACCTGCTGATCCTGGGCGGCGGCTACATCGGCTGCGAGTTCGGCCAGATGTTCCGGCGCTTCGGCGCCCAGGTCACCATGGCGGACGTGGCGGAGCACCTGCTGCCGCGCGAGGATCCGGACATCTCGGGCGCGCTCGAGGAGGTGTTCCGCGCAGAGGGCATCCGCCTCGAGTTGGGATCCGCAGCACGCGAGGTGAGCCGGGATGGCGACGAGGTCGTGCTCCGCCTGGACCGCGGCCAGGAGCTGCGCGGCTCCCACCTGCTGGTCGCTGTGGGACGCCGGCCCAATACCGACGACCTGGGGTGCGACGTCGCCGCCGTCGAGCTGGACGGCGCCGGCTTCATCATCGTGGATGACCACTACCGCACCAGTGCCGAGGGCGTTTACGCGGTGGGCGATGTGACGGGCGGCCCGCAGTTCACGCATACCTCCTGGGACGACCATCGCATCCTGTTCGACCTGCTGCTGGGCCGGGGCACGCGCGGCCGGGACGGCCGCGTGATCCCCTACACCGTGTTCACCGACCCGCAGGTCGCGGGCGTGGGGATCACGGAGAAGCAGGCGCGGGAGCAGGGGCTCGACTACGAGCTGGCCAGCATGCCCTTCGGCCACATTGCGCGCTCGATCGAGGTGGACGAGGCGGCCGGGCTGATGAAGGTGCTGCTGGACCCGCAAAGCGAGCGCATCCTGGGCGCGGCGCTGGTGGGCGCGGAGGCGGGCGAGCTGATCCACATCCTGGTGGTGCTGATGCAGGCGGGCGCCAGCGCGCGGGCACTGGTCGACGCGCAGATGGTGCACCCCACGTTTGCCGAGGGGGTGCAGTCGCTGCTCATGAAGCTCGGGCGCTACTCGCTTTCGTGACCTCGCCCGCAGGCCGCTCAGCGCCGGAGCTGTTGCCGCCCGTGCTGGAAGCGCAGCAGGTGAGCAAGCGGTACGGCGACGTGCTCGCGCTGGACGACGTCTCGCTCGCCATCGCTCGGGGCGAGTGCGTGGCGCTGGTGGGCGAGAGCGGCTCGGGCAAGACCACGCTTCTCCGCTGCTTCAACCGCATGGTCGAGCCGGACGCCGGCCGCGTGCGCGTCGAGGGGCGTGACGCCCGCGAGCTGGACCGCATCGCGTTGCGCCGCCGCGTCGGCTACGTGCAGCAGGAGGGCGGGCTCCTGCCGCACTGGCGGGTTTTGCGCAACGCCGCGCTCGTGCCCTGGCTGCAGCGGTCGGAGGCGGCGGCGGAGCAGGCGGCGGCGGCGCTGCGGCTGGTGGGGCTGCCGCCCGGGCAGTTTGGCTCCCGCTGGCCGCGCGAGCTGTCCGGCGGGCAGCGGCAGCGGGTGGCGATCGCCCGGGCGCTGGCGGCGCACCCCTCCATAGTACTGCTGGACGAGCCCTTCGGCGCCCTGGACGCCATCACCCGTGCCGAGCTGCAGCAGAGCTTCCTCGAGCTGAGAAGCGAGCTGCGCGTGACCACCCTGCTGGTCACCCATGACCTGCGCGAGGCGCTGCGGCTCGGGGACCGCATCGCCGTGCTGCGCGCCGGGCGCATCGAGCAACTCGCAGACGGGCCGATGCTGGTCTCGAACCCGGGCACGCAGTACGTGCGGCGGCTGCTCGAGCGGGCGGGCGTGGCCGCGCCATGAGGCACCCCGCGCCCGCTGGCTCCGCCGCGAGAGACGAGCGGGGCAAGCTGATCCTCCCTTCCTGCGCCGTGAGTTGCTTCGCGGCGGCTGCCTTTCCCACCATGGCCCGCGTGCGGCGCGCCGCCACACTCCTCGCCTGGGCCCTGGTCGCCGCCGGCCCGGCCCGCGCGGGACCGGCGGCGGCCCGGCAGTCCGGGACGGCCGGCGGCCGTCCGGTCGTGGTCGCCTCGAAACCCTTCGGCGAATCCTACCTGCTGGCAGAGATCTTCGCACAAATCCTGGAGGCACGCGGCTACAGGGTGGAGCGGCGCCCCGGGCTGGGCGCCACCGAGATCGCGTTCCGCGCGCTGCGCACAGGCGCGATCGACGTGTATCCCGAATACACCGGTACCGGGCTGGTCGCGATCCTGGGCGAGCCGCCCCTCTCCGACCCCCGCGCCGTCTTCGGCCGCGTGGCGCGCGAGTTCGAGCGTCGCTACGCCGTGCACTGGCTGCCGCCGCTGGGGTTCCAGAACACGTACGCCATTGCCGTGCGGCGCGAGACGGCGGCGCGGCTCGGGCTGCGCACGCTGGGCGACCTGGCGCGCGCCGCGCCGCGGCTCACGGCCGGCTTCACCCCCGACTTCATCGGCCGCGAGGACGGGCTGCCCGGCCTGGTGCGCGCCTACGGGCTGCGCCCCCGCCAGGTGCGCTCGCTGCTCCAGTCGGTGAAGTACCGCGCACTGGCCGCGGGCGAGGTGGACGTGATCGACGGGTATTCGACGGACGGCTTCATTGCCCGCTACGACCTGGTGGTACTCGAGGACGACCGCGCCTTCTTCCCCGCCTACGAGGCGGCGCCGCTGGTGGGCCAGCGCCTGTGGCGCGAGGCGCCCGCGGCCGTGGCGGCGCTTACCGAGCTGAGCGGCCGGCTGGACGAGGCGCGCATGCGGCAGCTCAACCGGCGGGTCGAGGTCGAGGGCGAAGAGATCGCACGTGTGGCGGCGGACGTGCTCGCGGAACTGGGGCTGGCCGCGTCAAGGGCGGGAGCGGCGGCAGCGACCGGAGCAGCATCAGCGCCCGGGGCGGCGTCGTCGTCCGGGGACGAAACGGGGGCCCAGGGCTCGCTCGTCGCCTACCTCTGGGGCCGCCGCGCGCTCATCCTCTCGCTCACGTTGCGCCACCTGCTGCTGGTGGCCGTGTCCCTGGCCGCCGGTGTGCTATTGGCCGTGCCGCTGGGGCTCGGGCTAGAGCGACTGCCGGGCGGAGCGGAGGCGGCGATCCGGGGTGTGGGCCTGCTCCAGACGATTCCCGGCATTGCCCTGCTCGCCTTCATGATCCCGCTGCTCGGGATCGGGGTCACGCCCGCGCTGGTGGCGCTGTTCCTCTACTCCCTCTACCCCATCCTGCGCAACACCTATACAGGCGTGCGCGACGCCAGCCCGGACGCGGTGGGCGCCGCGACGGCGCTGGGCATGACGCCGCTGCAGGTGCTCCGGCTGGTGCGCCTGCCCCTGGCCGCGCCCGTCATCATGGCGGGGATCCGCACAGCGGGCGTGATCAACGTGGGCACCGCCACCCTGGCCGCCTTCATTGGCGCGGGCGGGCTCGGTGATCCCATTGTCGCCGGGCTGGCGCTCTCCGACACGCGCATGATCCTGTCCGGCGCCATCCCCGCCGCACTGCTGGCACTGCTGGTTGACGGAATACTGGCACTCAGCGAGCGCTGGGTGCAGCCTGGCGGGCTGCGGCCGTAGCCCCCGCCGGCGGGAACTCAGAAGAGGGGTGTGAGAACTCGCTTCAACCTAAGGCCTTAGGTTATATTTATCGTGGCCACGATCCATCGGGAGGGCGGGATCAGCTTCCGGGTATACCCAAAGGATCACCCGCCCGCGCACGTTCATGCGTTCGTCGGCTGGGGATACGCGAAGATCGAATTGCCCACCGCTGCCGACCCAGCGCGCATCGTTCGAATCGT
This window contains:
- a CDS encoding mercuric reductase, producing the protein MHYDFLVIGTGQAGVPLAARLAESGKRTLLVERKDPGGTCVNYGCTPTKTMIASARAAHVARHAARLGVHAGDVTVDLAAVVERKDALVQQWRSSVRRRIQRAGERLTYVEGHARFVAPREMNVGGERHSADAVILNVGARPAAPPIPGLDGVDWLDNRRVMELRQLPEHLLILGGGYIGCEFGQMFRRFGAQVTMADVAEHLLPREDPDISGALEEVFRAEGIRLELGSAAREVSRDGDEVVLRLDRGQELRGSHLLVAVGRRPNTDDLGCDVAAVELDGAGFIIVDDHYRTSAEGVYAVGDVTGGPQFTHTSWDDHRILFDLLLGRGTRGRDGRVIPYTVFTDPQVAGVGITEKQAREQGLDYELASMPFGHIARSIEVDEAAGLMKVLLDPQSERILGAALVGAEAGELIHILVVLMQAGASARALVDAQMVHPTFAEGVQSLLMKLGRYSLS
- a CDS encoding ABC transporter permease subunit, coding for MRHPAPAGSAARDERGKLILPSCAVSCFAAAAFPTMARVRRAATLLAWALVAAGPARAGPAAARQSGTAGGRPVVVASKPFGESYLLAEIFAQILEARGYRVERRPGLGATEIAFRALRTGAIDVYPEYTGTGLVAILGEPPLSDPRAVFGRVAREFERRYAVHWLPPLGFQNTYAIAVRRETAARLGLRTLGDLARAAPRLTAGFTPDFIGREDGLPGLVRAYGLRPRQVRSLLQSVKYRALAAGEVDVIDGYSTDGFIARYDLVVLEDDRAFFPAYEAAPLVGQRLWREAPAAVAALTELSGRLDEARMRQLNRRVEVEGEEIARVAADVLAELGLAASRAGAAAATGAASAPGAASSSGDETGAQGSLVAYLWGRRALILSLTLRHLLLVAVSLAAGVLLAVPLGLGLERLPGGAEAAIRGVGLLQTIPGIALLAFMIPLLGIGVTPALVALFLYSLYPILRNTYTGVRDASPDAVGAATALGMTPLQVLRLVRLPLAAPVIMAGIRTAGVINVGTATLAAFIGAGGLGDPIVAGLALSDTRMILSGAIPAALLALLVDGILALSERWVQPGGLRP
- a CDS encoding DUF4160 domain-containing protein; translation: MATIHREGGISFRVYPKDHPPAHVHAFVGWGYAKIELPTAADPARIVRIVGKMKDADVARAVETVQDKADIMWEGWNRFHG
- a CDS encoding ATP-binding cassette domain-containing protein is translated as MTSPAGRSAPELLPPVLEAQQVSKRYGDVLALDDVSLAIARGECVALVGESGSGKTTLLRCFNRMVEPDAGRVRVEGRDARELDRIALRRRVGYVQQEGGLLPHWRVLRNAALVPWLQRSEAAAEQAAAALRLVGLPPGQFGSRWPRELSGGQRQRVAIARALAAHPSIVLLDEPFGALDAITRAELQQSFLELRSELRVTTLLVTHDLREALRLGDRIAVLRAGRIEQLADGPMLVSNPGTQYVRRLLERAGVAAP